One window of the Allosaccharopolyspora coralli genome contains the following:
- a CDS encoding DUF3145 domain-containing protein yields MVYVHSSPSAVCPHVEWAISGALGTRVDLSWTAQSAAPGQLRAECVWTGEPGTGGTLVSALRAWPMLRFEVTEDPSVGVDGERYCHVPELGLWRAATGANGDIMVTEDQLRTLALTSTGQESFGHRVEQMLGSAWDEALEPFRCGGDGAPVTWLHRVG; encoded by the coding sequence GTGGTCTACGTCCACTCGTCGCCGTCTGCGGTCTGCCCGCACGTCGAGTGGGCGATTTCCGGTGCTCTCGGCACGCGGGTCGACCTCAGCTGGACCGCTCAGTCGGCCGCGCCCGGCCAGTTGCGCGCGGAGTGTGTCTGGACGGGTGAGCCGGGGACCGGCGGGACGCTGGTGAGCGCGTTGCGTGCCTGGCCGATGCTGCGGTTCGAGGTGACCGAGGATCCGAGCGTCGGCGTCGACGGCGAACGCTACTGTCACGTGCCCGAACTCGGCCTCTGGCGGGCCGCGACCGGCGCGAACGGCGACATCATGGTCACCGAGGACCAGCTGCGCACTCTCGCGCTGACGAGTACCGGTCAGGAGTCGTTCGGTCACCGCGTCGAGCAGATGCTGGGCTCGGCGTGGGACGAGGCGCTGGAGCCGTTCCGCTGCGGGGGTGACGGGGCACCGGTGACCTGGTTGCACCGGGTCGGCTGA